From Algoriphagus sp. NG3, the proteins below share one genomic window:
- a CDS encoding DUF4861 family protein, producing the protein MRRCIGVIKVPKARFSRYLSGLLVVVALSCTPQKDKGNSGDASEGIVFSIENHLSIERANEKIVLSPSDLEVGFGDAEQLTYQVFIGGEEIPSQWNEDGPDKGLVFVLPKIEANQTIEVDLKGSSDQVKRDYAKLTQAELSHKVGGEFKDREYIGGHFQNVTSLRVPPEHTDHSWFIRYEGPGWESDLVGYRFYLDWRNGIDVFGKKVNTPVLQDVGQDGFDSYHEPADWGMDILKVGKTLGLGSIATWEENKARSHFPTQTGNSR; encoded by the coding sequence ATGAGGAGATGTATAGGTGTTATCAAAGTACCAAAAGCACGATTTTCTAGATATTTGTCCGGGTTATTGGTTGTAGTTGCATTAAGTTGTACTCCACAAAAAGACAAGGGCAACTCTGGTGATGCTTCTGAGGGAATTGTATTTTCAATAGAAAACCATCTTTCGATAGAAAGGGCTAATGAAAAGATTGTGCTTAGTCCAAGTGATTTGGAAGTTGGCTTTGGAGATGCTGAGCAATTGACGTATCAGGTGTTTATAGGCGGTGAGGAGATACCTTCCCAGTGGAATGAAGATGGTCCAGATAAAGGGCTGGTTTTTGTCCTTCCCAAAATAGAGGCTAATCAAACAATTGAAGTTGATTTGAAAGGTTCCTCTGACCAAGTAAAGAGGGATTATGCCAAACTCACTCAGGCGGAGCTGAGCCATAAAGTTGGGGGAGAGTTCAAAGACCGGGAATATATAGGTGGGCATTTTCAGAATGTCACTTCTCTTCGGGTGCCCCCGGAGCATACGGATCATTCCTGGTTTATCCGTTATGAAGGCCCGGGCTGGGAGTCAGACCTAGTAGGTTACCGTTTTTATCTGGATTGGAGAAATGGAATTGATGTGTTTGGTAAAAAAGTGAATACTCCGGTATTGCAGGATGTGGGTCAGGATGGATTTGACTCGTATCATGAACCGGCGGATTGGGGTATGGATATTCTGAAAGTAGGTAAGACTCTGGGGTTGGGAAGTATTGCTACTTGGGAGGAGAATAAGGCCCGATCCCACTTCCCAACTCAGACAGGCAACAGCCGATGA
- a CDS encoding DUF4861 family protein has product MFSNNGKELSYYFLAAWEQEKGGIQSKEEFEAYLNNEINKLSSPLEIHK; this is encoded by the coding sequence GTGTTTAGTAATAATGGTAAAGAACTGAGCTATTATTTTCTGGCAGCCTGGGAACAGGAGAAAGGAGGAATTCAAAGTAAGGAGGAGTTTGAAGCATACCTCAATAATGAGATTAATAAATTGTCTTCTCCATTAGAAATTCATAAGTGA
- a CDS encoding TonB-dependent receptor: MFRKFYKTVQEPFTRDVFKVKYCQILLGIIFSLSVQSIAFSQSRVVSGTVITEEDTEPLPGVSVIIKGTTQGVTTDLDGKFEIQVPEEGATLVFSFIGFVSQEVAVNNQSELNVSMKYDMQDLGEVVVVGYGTVKKSDLTGSVVSVRDEDLTAIPVTNALEVMQGKVPGLDLTKSSGQAGAGLNIRLRGNRSLNAGNNPLVLVDGIIYGSTLDVNPNDIASIEVLKDAASTAIYGTLGANGVILITTKRGAQGKPKVSINSYYSTQSLDDYDYIMTGPEWVDFRRESRRTVGEWSSPEDDGNIFVPQQLENFRNGIYSDWANEVIGTGAQQNYQVSVAGADEKVNYYFSMEYFDEQSLFENDELKRYSGRMAVDYKASDKLKLSTNIMYTLKDQDRRRDPLNWANKISPLGAAYDGAGEIITLPLGDGVTVNPLNDQIPGNYMDNEINRRFFGNVSLEWKPVTSVNFTSRLGLDNSNSRRGVFMGENTIDVGSDGRTVASATNNMASRVTWENFVTYSKASTDHDFQVLLGQSMWATRNEEYFAEGLDLLSPTMLFHNLGASQEGIRINSELIETSLASFFTRVNYKFKNKYIFNGVLRADGSSVLAAGNKWGFFPSAAVSWLAKEEGFLVDNSTISELKFRLSYGISGNSAVSAYQTLGGLSKSTYAWDEGSSETAAFGYYPSLIAASLGWEETASLNFGIDFGFFNNRVTGSVDIYEQNTSDLLIERAVPATSGFTSAWDNVGKTRNRGIELLLSTINIDQPTGFKWSTDFTFTHNKEEIMELVEGDRDLANGWFVGYPISSYFDYEKTGIWQLGEEDQARENQQEVGEIKVKDQNGDGIITPDDRTILGSNVPKFNLGVNNRVSYKGFDLSVFVFARQGNMIVSEANGSYKIDARENGPRVDYWTPENPTNAYPRPNAGTSTGNARYFSTLRYADGSFVKVRDITLGYNLPQQLIENLSISRVRVYATAKNYFVWSDLGGYDPERGGNLSFPMTRQLLFGVNIEL; the protein is encoded by the coding sequence ATGTTTAGAAAATTCTACAAAACGGTACAAGAGCCGTTCACAAGAGATGTTTTCAAAGTAAAATACTGCCAAATTCTCCTGGGCATTATTTTTTCACTCTCAGTGCAATCGATTGCTTTTTCCCAAAGCAGGGTCGTTTCAGGTACTGTGATTACTGAAGAGGATACTGAACCCTTACCAGGAGTGTCAGTAATCATCAAAGGGACTACGCAAGGAGTGACTACCGACCTAGACGGTAAATTTGAAATACAAGTACCGGAAGAAGGAGCTACGTTGGTTTTCTCCTTTATTGGTTTTGTTTCCCAAGAAGTAGCGGTCAATAACCAGAGCGAACTAAATGTCTCGATGAAATACGACATGCAAGACCTTGGCGAAGTCGTAGTAGTAGGGTATGGTACGGTGAAGAAATCAGACCTGACAGGCTCTGTGGTCTCAGTAAGAGACGAGGATTTGACAGCAATACCCGTGACTAATGCCTTGGAGGTGATGCAGGGAAAGGTGCCTGGACTTGACCTTACCAAATCCAGTGGACAAGCAGGGGCTGGTCTGAACATCAGGCTGAGGGGAAACCGGTCCTTAAATGCTGGTAACAACCCTCTCGTATTGGTGGATGGAATCATCTATGGCAGCACCCTGGATGTGAACCCCAATGATATTGCCTCTATAGAAGTGCTCAAAGATGCTGCTTCTACTGCCATATATGGTACGCTGGGAGCAAACGGGGTAATACTGATCACGACCAAAAGAGGTGCACAGGGCAAGCCTAAAGTGTCTATCAACAGCTACTATAGCACTCAGAGTTTGGATGACTACGATTACATCATGACAGGGCCGGAATGGGTGGATTTTAGAAGGGAATCCAGAAGAACCGTAGGCGAATGGAGCAGTCCTGAAGATGACGGGAATATTTTTGTTCCCCAGCAATTGGAGAATTTCAGAAACGGGATTTATTCCGATTGGGCAAATGAAGTGATCGGAACAGGGGCTCAGCAGAATTATCAGGTAAGCGTAGCAGGAGCGGATGAAAAAGTGAACTACTACTTCTCTATGGAGTACTTTGATGAGCAGAGTTTGTTTGAAAACGATGAACTCAAGCGCTACAGTGGTAGAATGGCGGTCGATTATAAAGCAAGCGACAAGCTGAAATTGTCCACCAATATCATGTACACTTTGAAGGATCAGGATAGGAGAAGAGATCCTCTCAACTGGGCAAATAAAATCAGCCCTCTTGGCGCAGCTTACGATGGAGCAGGCGAAATAATTACCCTTCCCCTTGGTGATGGCGTCACTGTAAATCCTCTCAATGACCAGATCCCCGGTAATTACATGGACAATGAAATCAACAGAAGATTCTTTGGAAATGTGAGTTTGGAATGGAAACCGGTTACATCAGTCAATTTCACCTCCAGGCTTGGCTTGGATAATTCCAATTCCCGTAGAGGGGTGTTTATGGGAGAAAATACCATCGATGTAGGATCGGATGGACGCACTGTAGCCAGCGCTACCAATAATATGGCTTCTAGAGTTACTTGGGAAAATTTCGTGACTTACTCCAAAGCCAGTACTGACCATGATTTTCAGGTGTTGCTTGGGCAAAGTATGTGGGCCACACGCAATGAGGAATATTTCGCAGAGGGGCTGGACTTATTATCCCCGACCATGCTTTTTCATAACCTAGGAGCTTCCCAAGAAGGGATTCGAATCAACAGTGAACTCATAGAAACTTCCCTGGCGTCGTTTTTCACACGGGTGAATTACAAGTTCAAAAATAAATACATTTTCAATGGTGTGCTGAGGGCGGATGGATCATCCGTTTTGGCAGCTGGTAATAAATGGGGTTTTTTCCCTTCAGCGGCAGTTTCATGGTTGGCAAAGGAGGAAGGATTCCTAGTGGATAATTCCACTATAAGTGAGTTGAAATTCAGGTTGAGCTATGGAATTTCAGGTAATTCTGCTGTCTCGGCTTATCAGACTCTGGGAGGATTGAGCAAAAGTACGTATGCCTGGGACGAAGGCTCATCTGAAACTGCCGCATTTGGCTATTACCCTTCCCTCATAGCCGCTTCTCTTGGATGGGAGGAGACTGCGAGTTTGAATTTTGGTATTGACTTCGGTTTCTTTAATAACAGGGTTACCGGTTCGGTAGATATCTATGAGCAGAATACAAGTGACCTCTTGATAGAACGCGCTGTTCCTGCTACCTCAGGTTTTACCAGTGCGTGGGACAACGTGGGAAAGACCAGAAATAGGGGTATAGAATTATTGTTGAGCACGATTAACATCGATCAGCCGACTGGCTTCAAATGGAGTACCGACTTCACCTTTACCCACAACAAGGAGGAAATAATGGAATTGGTGGAAGGAGACCGCGATCTGGCAAACGGCTGGTTCGTAGGATATCCTATCTCTTCTTATTTTGATTATGAGAAAACCGGTATCTGGCAACTGGGAGAAGAGGATCAGGCTAGAGAAAATCAGCAGGAAGTAGGGGAAATAAAGGTGAAAGACCAGAACGGTGATGGGATTATTACTCCTGATGACAGAACTATTTTGGGGAGTAATGTCCCTAAATTCAACTTGGGTGTGAATAACAGAGTGTCTTATAAAGGATTTGACCTCAGTGTATTTGTATTCGCTCGCCAAGGGAACATGATCGTGAGTGAAGCAAACGGGTCTTATAAAATAGATGCCCGTGAAAATGGCCCAAGGGTTGATTATTGGACTCCCGAAAATCCTACCAATGCATATCCTCGGCCCAATGCCGGTACAAGTACCGGAAATGCCAGGTATTTCTCGACTTTACGCTATGCTGACGGATCTTTTGTGAAAGTGAGGGATATCACCTTAGGTTATAATCTGCCTCAACAGTTGATAGAAAATCTGTCTATTTCCCGGGTGCGGGTATATGCTACGGCCAAAAACTATTTTGTATGGAGCGACTTAGGTGGTTATGATCCTGAGCGTGGAGGGAATTTGAGCTTTCCTATGACACGACAGTTGTTATTCGGAGTCAATATTGAACTGTGA